From Pseudofrankia saprophytica, a single genomic window includes:
- the aroQ gene encoding type II 3-dehydroquinate dehydratase, with protein MTPILVLSGVNLGRLGKREPAVYGRTTYAQLVAEVEKTAAELGVAVDCRQTDDEATMIGWLHEAADSGAAVVLNPGAWTHYSYALRDAAAALTGPLLEVHLSQVAARESFRHVSVIGPVATGTITGLGVEGYLLALRALAARLSKNV; from the coding sequence ATGACGCCGATCCTGGTGCTGTCCGGGGTGAACCTGGGCCGGCTCGGCAAGCGGGAGCCGGCGGTCTACGGGCGCACGACGTACGCCCAGCTGGTCGCCGAGGTGGAGAAGACCGCGGCGGAGCTCGGCGTCGCCGTCGACTGCCGGCAGACCGACGACGAGGCGACGATGATCGGCTGGCTGCACGAGGCCGCCGACAGCGGCGCCGCGGTGGTCCTCAACCCCGGTGCGTGGACGCACTACTCGTACGCGCTGCGCGACGCGGCGGCGGCGCTTACCGGGCCGCTCCTGGAGGTACACCTGTCCCAGGTGGCGGCGCGTGAGTCGTTCCGGCACGTCAGCGTCATCGGACCCGTCGCGACCGGCACCATCACCGGCCTCGGCGTCGAGGGCTATCTGCTCGCGCTGCGCGCGCTAGCGGCCCGCCTGTCCAAGAACGTCTGA
- the aroB gene encoding 3-dehydroquinate synthase, whose product MSGAAGVGTATGPVRVAVAPAGERAYEVLVGDGLVDELAGVVAGRTRAAVIHPAAMAAQAAGAVEDLRAAGVEAHPIAVADGEKAKELSVAGRCWDELGRLGFTRDDVVIGLGGGTVTDLAGFVAACWLRGVDVVQVPTTVLAMVDAAVGGKTGIDTAAGKNLVGAFHQPLAVLCDTALLATLPPAETAAGLAEVVKAGFIADPAILDLLDTDPTGAAHLPELIERAIRVKADVVSGDPREAGRREILNYGHTLGHAIEKVEHYTWRHGAAISVGMVFAAELSRLAAGLDRAVAERHRELLTRVGLPVSYPERAWPDLLAAMRVDKKSRGRMLRFVVLDALGSARILADPDPALVRAAFDAVAAGEGTR is encoded by the coding sequence ATGAGCGGTGCGGCGGGGGTGGGAACGGCGACCGGACCGGTCCGGGTCGCGGTGGCGCCCGCCGGGGAGCGGGCCTACGAGGTGCTCGTCGGGGACGGGCTGGTCGACGAGCTGGCCGGCGTGGTCGCCGGGCGGACCCGCGCGGCCGTCATCCATCCCGCGGCGATGGCCGCCCAGGCGGCCGGCGCGGTCGAGGACCTGCGGGCCGCCGGGGTGGAGGCGCACCCGATCGCCGTGGCGGACGGTGAGAAGGCCAAGGAGCTGTCCGTCGCGGGCCGCTGCTGGGACGAGCTGGGCAGGCTCGGTTTCACCCGCGACGACGTGGTGATCGGGCTCGGCGGGGGCACGGTGACGGACCTCGCCGGTTTCGTCGCCGCCTGCTGGCTGCGCGGCGTGGACGTCGTCCAGGTGCCGACGACGGTCCTGGCGATGGTCGACGCGGCCGTCGGCGGCAAGACCGGCATCGACACGGCGGCGGGCAAGAACCTCGTCGGCGCGTTCCACCAGCCGCTGGCCGTGCTCTGCGACACGGCGCTGCTGGCCACGCTGCCGCCGGCGGAGACCGCGGCCGGGCTCGCAGAGGTGGTCAAGGCCGGCTTCATCGCCGACCCGGCGATCCTCGATCTGCTGGACACCGACCCGACCGGCGCCGCTCACCTGCCCGAACTCATCGAGCGGGCGATCCGGGTCAAGGCGGACGTCGTCTCCGGTGACCCGCGGGAGGCCGGCCGGCGCGAGATCCTCAACTACGGCCACACCCTCGGGCACGCGATCGAGAAGGTCGAGCACTACACCTGGCGGCACGGCGCGGCGATCTCCGTCGGGATGGTGTTCGCCGCCGAGCTGTCCCGGCTGGCCGCCGGTCTGGACCGGGCCGTCGCCGAGCGCCACCGCGAGCTGCTTACCCGGGTCGGCCTGCCCGTCAGCTACCCGGAGCGGGCCTGGCCCGACCTGCTGGCCGCGATGCGGGTCGACAAGAAGTCGCGCGGACGGATGCTGCGCTTCGTCGTCCTCGACGCGCTCGGGTCGGCGCGCATCCTCGCCGACCCGGATCCCGCCCTGGTGCGGGCCGCGTTCGACGCGGTGGCCGCGGGGGAGGGGACGCGCTGA
- a CDS encoding shikimate kinase, whose amino-acid sequence MSGVRPAAVLVGPPGAGKTTVGELLAARLGVTLRDTDADVEAALGMTVADIFIEKGEDAFRAAERAAVAAALAEHPGVLALGGGAVIDPASRAALAGHTVVYLEVDVSDAARRVGLARDRPLLIEAPRARLAALLRERRPLYKEVAAVVVDTSGRTPEEVAEDVVARISA is encoded by the coding sequence GTGAGCGGCGTCCGGCCGGCGGCCGTGTTGGTCGGCCCGCCTGGGGCCGGCAAGACGACGGTCGGCGAGCTGCTCGCCGCGCGGCTCGGGGTGACGCTGCGCGACACCGACGCCGACGTCGAGGCCGCCCTCGGCATGACCGTCGCCGACATCTTCATCGAGAAGGGCGAGGACGCCTTCCGGGCCGCCGAGCGCGCCGCCGTCGCGGCCGCGCTCGCCGAGCATCCGGGCGTGCTCGCCCTCGGCGGCGGCGCGGTGATCGACCCGGCCAGCCGGGCGGCGCTCGCCGGCCACACGGTCGTCTACCTGGAGGTCGACGTCTCCGACGCCGCCAGGCGCGTCGGCCTCGCCCGCGACCGCCCGCTGCTCATCGAGGCGCCGCGGGCGCGGTTGGCCGCGCTGCTGCGCGAGCGCCGTCCGCTTTACAAGGAGGTGGCGGCGGTCGTGGTGGACACCAGCGGGCGAACCCCGGAAGAGGTCGCCGAGGACGTGGTTGCGAGGATCTCGGCGTGA
- the aroC gene encoding chorismate synthase, producing MVRWLTAGESHGPALVATVEGLPAGIRVTSADIAGELARRRLGYGRGARMKFEKDEVELLGGLRHGESLGGPVAVVVRNTEWPKWRTVMAPDPVAPEELDGVARNAPLTRPRPGHADLAGMQKYGFDDARPVLERASARETAARVALGTVAKAFLRQAYGLEVISHVLSIGSVAVPPGTPLPAPGTLEAVDADPCRCADPGTSARMVAEIDAAHKDADTLGGVVEVVVYGLPPGIGSYVHGDRRLDARLAGELMGIQAIKGVEFGDGFETARRRGSAAHDEIEVLAPEGGVQRVRRATDRAGGVEGGMTNGEVLRVRAAMKPISTLSRPLSTVDVATGETAVAIAQRSDVCAVPAAGVVAEAMVALVLADAALEKFGGDSVEETRRNYESYLKSLAVLS from the coding sequence ATGGTGCGGTGGTTGACGGCAGGGGAGTCACACGGGCCGGCGCTGGTGGCGACCGTGGAGGGCCTGCCGGCGGGGATCCGGGTGACCAGCGCGGACATCGCGGGCGAGCTCGCGCGCCGCCGGCTCGGGTACGGGCGCGGGGCGCGGATGAAGTTCGAGAAGGACGAGGTCGAGCTGCTCGGCGGGCTGCGGCACGGCGAGAGCCTCGGCGGGCCGGTCGCGGTCGTGGTCCGCAACACCGAGTGGCCGAAGTGGCGGACGGTGATGGCGCCGGACCCGGTGGCCCCGGAGGAGCTGGACGGCGTCGCCCGCAACGCGCCGCTGACCCGGCCGCGGCCAGGTCACGCGGACCTGGCGGGCATGCAGAAGTACGGCTTCGACGACGCCCGGCCGGTGCTGGAGCGGGCGAGCGCCCGGGAGACGGCTGCCCGGGTCGCGCTCGGGACGGTGGCGAAGGCGTTCCTGCGCCAGGCCTACGGCCTCGAGGTGATCTCGCACGTCCTGTCGATCGGGTCGGTCGCGGTGCCGCCGGGGACCCCGTTGCCGGCGCCCGGCACGCTCGAGGCGGTCGACGCGGATCCGTGCCGGTGCGCCGACCCCGGGACGAGCGCCCGGATGGTCGCCGAGATCGACGCGGCCCACAAGGACGCGGACACCCTTGGCGGCGTCGTCGAGGTGGTCGTCTACGGGCTGCCGCCGGGCATCGGCAGCTACGTGCACGGCGATCGGCGGCTCGACGCGCGCCTCGCCGGCGAGCTGATGGGCATCCAGGCGATCAAGGGCGTGGAGTTCGGCGACGGGTTCGAGACGGCCCGGCGGCGCGGGTCGGCGGCGCACGACGAGATCGAGGTGCTGGCGCCCGAAGGCGGCGTGCAGCGGGTGCGGCGGGCGACCGACCGGGCCGGCGGCGTCGAGGGCGGCATGACCAACGGCGAGGTGCTGCGGGTCCGCGCCGCGATGAAGCCGATCTCCACACTTTCCCGCCCGCTGTCGACCGTCGACGTCGCGACCGGCGAGACCGCCGTGGCGATCGCGCAGCGCTCCGACGTGTGCGCCGTACCCGCGGCGGGCGTCGTCGCGGAGGCGATGGTCGCGCTGGTGCTCGCCGACGCGGCGCTGGAGAAGTTCGGCGGCGACTCGGTCGAGGAGACCCGCCGCAACTACGAGTCCTACCTGAAGTCGCTGGCGGTGCTCTCGTGA
- a CDS encoding prepilin peptidase: MGLAVAVALAVAAVATVPLMPRVVGAFTPYEGDPVRRPVPSTAAFAAVTVIAVTAVTAALRDRPGWLPAYLYLTLAGIVLAAVDLRVHRLPDAVVLPSYPVLAALLGLAAVVDGLGRGTWDARRAIDAAAAAGVLLAVFGAMYLIPRGGLGLGDVKLVGLLGAALGWLGPSTVLLGLLTGLVIAGLYAGVLLLTRRATRSDPIAYGPHLLLGAFVAILVAATGA; encoded by the coding sequence GTGGGGCTGGCCGTCGCCGTGGCGCTCGCGGTGGCCGCGGTGGCGACGGTGCCGCTGATGCCCCGGGTGGTCGGCGCGTTCACCCCCTACGAGGGCGATCCGGTGCGCCGGCCGGTCCCGTCGACGGCGGCCTTCGCCGCGGTCACGGTGATCGCCGTGACCGCGGTCACGGCGGCGCTGCGTGACCGCCCCGGCTGGCTGCCCGCCTACCTCTACCTGACCCTCGCCGGGATCGTGCTGGCGGCGGTCGACCTGCGGGTCCACCGGCTCCCGGACGCGGTCGTCCTGCCGAGCTACCCGGTCCTCGCCGCGCTGCTGGGCCTCGCCGCGGTCGTCGACGGCCTCGGCCGGGGCACCTGGGACGCCCGCCGCGCGATCGACGCCGCCGCCGCGGCGGGCGTCCTGCTCGCCGTCTTCGGCGCGATGTACCTGATCCCGCGCGGCGGTCTCGGCCTCGGCGACGTGAAGCTGGTCGGCCTGCTCGGCGCCGCCCTCGGCTGGCTCGGCCCGTCGACGGTGCTGTTGGGCCTGCTCACCGGGCTGGTCATCGCCGGCCTCTACGCCGGCGTCCTGCTCCTGACCCGCCGCGCCACCCGCTCCGACCCCATCGCCTACGGCCCTCATCTGCTGCTCGGCGCCTTCGTCGCGATCCTCGTCGCCGCCACGGGCGCCTGA
- a CDS encoding shikimate dehydrogenase, whose product MAEASPPPPGPRRAAVLGSPIAHSLSPVLHQAGYHSLGLDDWSYTAIETDEATLPALLRQVRGEPGWAGLSLTMPLKTAAIELVDRLDESARLVGALNTIVVEPDGTLTGHNTDIAGIRHAIRQVLGVGRGPSGAETVLAPSLPAGSPATPDQPAMPALPRARTAPPVRALILGAGGTARAAVAALASVGVRRAGVIARRPAAVAPLAEIGERVGLTVTALPWEIVAGGLRSGPDLVVATTPEGVTDQLAEWTWPAGCPLVELLYHPWPTALAVTAYRAGARVSGGMAVLAAQAAEQVTLFTGRPVDVDLLMAAGAQALTRRVTTASAFPGTGGLGLTSRAR is encoded by the coding sequence ATGGCTGAGGCCTCCCCACCCCCGCCGGGGCCGCGGCGGGCGGCGGTGCTCGGGTCGCCGATCGCGCACTCGCTGTCGCCGGTGCTGCACCAGGCGGGCTACCACTCGCTCGGCCTGGACGACTGGTCGTACACCGCGATCGAGACCGACGAGGCGACGCTGCCGGCGCTGCTGAGGCAGGTCCGCGGCGAACCCGGCTGGGCCGGTCTGTCGCTGACCATGCCGCTCAAGACGGCCGCCATCGAGCTCGTCGACCGCCTCGACGAGAGCGCCCGGCTGGTCGGGGCGCTCAACACGATCGTCGTCGAGCCGGACGGGACGCTGACCGGCCACAACACCGACATCGCCGGCATCCGCCACGCCATCCGCCAGGTCCTCGGCGTCGGCCGGGGGCCCAGCGGGGCCGAGACGGTACTCGCTCCCTCGCTGCCGGCCGGCTCCCCGGCCACCCCCGACCAGCCGGCCATGCCGGCGCTGCCCAGGGCCCGCACCGCGCCGCCCGTGCGCGCGCTCATTCTGGGTGCCGGCGGGACGGCGCGCGCCGCCGTGGCCGCGCTCGCCAGCGTCGGGGTGCGCCGCGCGGGCGTCATCGCCCGCCGCCCCGCCGCCGTCGCCCCGCTCGCCGAGATCGGCGAGCGCGTCGGGCTCACGGTCACGGCGCTGCCCTGGGAGATCGTCGCCGGTGGCCTGCGCTCCGGACCCGACCTCGTCGTCGCGACCACGCCCGAGGGCGTCACCGACCAACTGGCCGAGTGGACCTGGCCGGCCGGCTGCCCCCTCGTCGAGCTGCTCTACCACCCGTGGCCCACGGCGCTCGCCGTGACGGCTTACCGTGCCGGCGCCCGCGTCTCCGGTGGCATGGCGGTGCTGGCCGCCCAGGCAGCCGAGCAGGTCACCCTGTTCACCGGCCGCCCGGTCGACGTGGACCTGCTCATGGCCGCCGGCGCCCAGGCCCTCACCCGCCGCGTCACCACCGCGTCCGCCTTCCCGGGCACGGGCGGCCTGGGCCTGACCAGCCGCGCCCGCTAG
- the mltG gene encoding endolytic transglycosylase MltG — protein sequence MSQHWDLDNGVGGGAGYGYGNGNGNDPWSSPPRDGTRPVDPFAVGDPRDDAADITVGGSPVAGDPFAAPAVGGPTGGFSPTGPGYGATGPGYGDVFTVGDQPGYPGGQAGVTSSGPDLSGPTVGSAFPAVDFPGLSVSGPSAAGSFAPGPSVSGPPMSGTVVGPPVLNPYVGPTVDGGLPLGPTVTGPLVTGPPTGEAPAGYQTGYQDSAYPAAGYAADGGYQPAGGGYQPTDHQNPGYGAGANDYGTYDAYGVQGATGQGAGDGAAGYPAPGGYGQAGGSGHDAANTGGTGESAYQNPFLVDPYPRTGDQQPGGYFARGEAVQPGTSASSGYLDAGYVADGQQASADPYPSAQAQPDVGGNTGFDVTGYDGGYPAAGYATGSGLSRPDGLPVADGFPATGRPSGTAGLSGTAEPSRTTWFSGPADVSGAGGTGGTGGFTAAQTGGLPPGGHRDVGGGYGEPVRPEPARPEPAPYAGPGSLGTGAHSAPPPPPNEGGHPAGRRGPAGMERRTEALRFRIAPPDDLYGPDDAEDERYPADPRAPGGRTGQDGHRGARHAEFDDDDFDHDDYLDDDDDLGRSGRGHHDELDDDLDHDVDPAGDDDRRRGAHPLGGMSRHRGADGGSRRGSALPKLLAMLVVVALVLGGLIFVGGKMIGKIGGPPEIPDYPGPGTGSVTVTVAQGAGAQNIAKVLLDAGVVKSQKAFITAAANNPDSIKIQPGTYTLKKEMSAAGALEALLDPTANKYRLTIPEGRTVEWIITEVSRILGVPKDQYEAIVKDPAGHGLKLPGYWKDPGPSAKNKVEGYLFPTTYNLNPKETPVQTLQHMVDQFVSTATALDLEGRAARLGRTPSEIITIASIVEMEVRLPEERPKVARVVYNRLGDRTGAFRTLGMDATTRYAVDKPTGQLTQSDLANPSPYNTSANNPNGTGLPPGAIANPSKAALDAALGPADGTWLYFVWLPKSGFTEFSTTEDQRIAAENKARAEGAQPGD from the coding sequence GTGAGCCAACACTGGGACCTCGACAACGGCGTCGGGGGCGGGGCGGGGTACGGATACGGGAACGGGAACGGGAACGACCCATGGTCGAGCCCGCCGCGGGACGGCACCCGGCCCGTCGATCCGTTCGCGGTGGGTGACCCGCGGGATGACGCGGCGGACATCACCGTCGGCGGCTCGCCCGTCGCCGGTGACCCGTTCGCGGCGCCCGCCGTCGGCGGTCCCACCGGTGGCTTTTCACCTACCGGACCTGGCTATGGCGCCACCGGCCCAGGCTATGGGGACGTCTTCACCGTCGGCGATCAGCCCGGCTATCCGGGGGGCCAGGCGGGTGTGACGTCGAGCGGGCCCGACCTGTCCGGCCCGACGGTCGGCTCGGCCTTCCCCGCTGTGGACTTCCCCGGCCTGTCCGTGTCCGGTCCCTCGGCCGCAGGCTCCTTCGCCCCTGGCCCGTCCGTCTCCGGCCCGCCGATGAGCGGGACGGTGGTCGGCCCGCCCGTCCTCAACCCGTACGTGGGTCCCACGGTCGACGGCGGCCTTCCCCTGGGACCGACGGTGACCGGCCCGCTGGTGACCGGCCCGCCGACGGGCGAGGCCCCGGCGGGCTACCAGACCGGCTACCAGGACAGCGCCTACCCGGCGGCTGGCTACGCCGCCGACGGCGGATACCAGCCGGCCGGCGGCGGATACCAGCCGACGGACCACCAGAACCCCGGCTACGGGGCGGGCGCCAACGATTACGGCACCTACGACGCCTATGGCGTCCAGGGCGCAACCGGCCAGGGAGCCGGCGACGGCGCGGCCGGGTATCCGGCGCCAGGCGGCTACGGCCAGGCCGGCGGATCAGGCCACGACGCCGCGAACACGGGCGGCACGGGCGAGTCCGCCTACCAGAACCCGTTCCTCGTCGACCCGTACCCACGGACCGGAGACCAGCAGCCAGGCGGCTACTTCGCTCGGGGTGAAGCCGTCCAACCGGGCACCAGTGCCAGCTCCGGCTACCTGGACGCCGGGTATGTGGCTGACGGGCAGCAGGCCTCCGCCGATCCGTACCCGTCGGCCCAGGCCCAGCCCGACGTGGGCGGAAACACAGGATTCGACGTCACCGGCTATGACGGGGGCTACCCCGCGGCTGGATATGCCACCGGCAGCGGGCTCTCACGCCCGGATGGCCTGCCCGTCGCGGACGGGTTCCCCGCGACGGGCAGGCCATCCGGCACGGCCGGGCTCTCCGGCACGGCCGAGCCGTCCCGCACGACCTGGTTCTCCGGTCCGGCCGACGTGTCCGGCGCGGGCGGCACCGGTGGCACCGGTGGCTTCACGGCCGCCCAGACGGGCGGACTGCCGCCGGGCGGCCACCGCGACGTGGGCGGCGGCTATGGCGAGCCTGTGCGACCCGAGCCGGCGCGACCCGAGCCGGCACCGTACGCCGGCCCCGGGAGCCTCGGCACCGGCGCGCACTCCGCGCCGCCGCCTCCCCCGAACGAGGGCGGCCACCCGGCGGGCCGCCGTGGCCCCGCGGGGATGGAGCGGCGCACCGAGGCGCTGCGCTTCCGGATCGCCCCACCTGACGATTTGTACGGCCCCGACGACGCGGAGGACGAGCGCTACCCGGCCGACCCGCGCGCGCCTGGCGGCCGAACAGGCCAGGATGGCCATCGCGGCGCGCGCCATGCCGAGTTCGACGACGACGACTTCGATCACGACGACTACCTGGATGACGACGATGACCTGGGCCGCTCCGGTCGGGGCCACCACGATGAGCTGGATGATGATCTCGATCACGACGTCGACCCGGCGGGCGATGACGACCGGCGACGCGGCGCGCATCCGCTGGGCGGCATGAGCCGGCACCGGGGCGCCGATGGCGGGAGCCGCCGCGGCAGCGCGCTGCCGAAGCTGCTCGCCATGCTCGTGGTGGTCGCGCTGGTGCTGGGCGGTCTGATCTTCGTCGGCGGCAAGATGATCGGCAAGATCGGTGGCCCGCCGGAGATTCCCGACTATCCCGGTCCCGGTACTGGCAGCGTGACCGTGACGGTCGCCCAGGGCGCGGGCGCGCAGAACATCGCGAAGGTGCTGCTCGACGCCGGTGTGGTCAAGAGCCAGAAGGCGTTCATCACCGCCGCGGCCAACAACCCGGACTCCATCAAGATCCAGCCGGGGACGTACACGCTGAAGAAGGAGATGAGCGCCGCGGGTGCGCTCGAGGCGCTGCTCGACCCGACGGCGAACAAGTACCGGCTCACGATCCCCGAGGGCAGGACGGTCGAATGGATCATCACCGAGGTGTCCAGGATCCTCGGTGTGCCGAAGGACCAGTACGAGGCGATCGTCAAGGACCCGGCGGGCCATGGGCTGAAGCTGCCGGGCTACTGGAAGGACCCAGGGCCGAGCGCGAAGAACAAGGTCGAGGGCTACCTCTTCCCGACGACGTACAACCTGAACCCGAAGGAAACGCCGGTCCAGACCCTGCAGCACATGGTCGACCAGTTCGTGAGCACGGCCACCGCGCTCGACCTGGAGGGCAGGGCCGCGCGGCTGGGCAGGACCCCGTCCGAGATCATCACCATCGCCTCGATCGTCGAGATGGAGGTGCGTCTTCCCGAGGAACGGCCGAAGGTCGCGCGGGTGGTCTACAACCGGCTCGGCGACCGGACCGGCGCGTTCCGGACGCTCGGAATGGATGCGACGACGCGCTACGCCGTGGACAAGCCCACCGGGCAGCTCACCCAGAGCGATCTGGCGAACCCGAGCCCGTACAACACGTCGGCCAACAACCCGAACGGCACGGGCCTGCCGCCGGGCGCCATCGCGAACCCCAGCAAGGCGGCTCTGGACGCCGCGCTCGGCCCGGCGGACGGGACCTGGCTGTACTTCGTGTGGCTGCCCAAGTCGGGGTTCACGGAGTTCTCGACCACCGAGGACCAGCGGATCGCCGCGGAGAACAAGGCTCGCGCCGAGGGCGCGCAGCCTGGTGACTGA
- the ruvX gene encoding Holliday junction resolvase RuvX yields the protein MASAGTAGADPGGSAPQRRRKPRHRADRRELPRGVWLGVDVGTVRVGVAASDPDGVLALPVGTLRRDVSENRDLAQLAEIAREREAVAVVVGLPMTLAGEEGQAASAARQYARMLADRVAPVPVRLVDERLTTVAAHRRMAERGLRSRARRDLVDQEAAVQILQHALDTRRGAPGGPPGDRRPTEDR from the coding sequence GTGGCCTCGGCGGGGACGGCGGGGGCGGATCCGGGCGGATCGGCACCACAGCGGCGGCGCAAGCCGCGACATCGCGCCGACCGGCGGGAGCTGCCGCGCGGCGTCTGGCTGGGAGTCGACGTCGGCACGGTGCGCGTCGGCGTGGCCGCGAGCGACCCGGATGGGGTGCTCGCGCTACCGGTCGGTACCCTTCGTCGGGACGTGTCTGAAAACAGAGATCTCGCCCAGCTTGCCGAGATTGCCCGGGAACGGGAGGCTGTGGCGGTGGTGGTCGGTCTGCCCATGACCCTCGCTGGCGAGGAGGGTCAGGCGGCCAGCGCCGCGCGGCAGTACGCGCGGATGCTGGCCGACCGGGTCGCCCCGGTACCTGTCAGGCTCGTCGACGAGCGGCTGACGACGGTGGCGGCGCATCGCAGAATGGCCGAGCGTGGGTTGAGATCTCGTGCCCGTCGCGATCTCGTCGACCAGGAGGCAGCCGTGCAGATCCTGCAACACGCCCTGGACACGCGTCGTGGTGCACCCGGCGGACCCCCCGGGGACCGCCGCCCGACGGAAGATCGGTGA